One part of the Dyadobacter sp. 676 genome encodes these proteins:
- a CDS encoding T9SS type A sorting domain-containing protein, giving the protein MKNIKLLISAIAASGIGIANAQELRPQLDFIRNGSLLTVRSASGQELGTVDLDKPAVKSKVIAFTYSAKKKRGIENALNAVTIFPNPASGSLNLRLKGSWKYPVDVQIFDKTGNMLQTSRLESPEEPLDIESLKQGIYILKARSGNAGATEELVVQ; this is encoded by the coding sequence ATGAAAAATATCAAACTTCTGATTTCCGCCATTGCGGCTTCGGGCATTGGCATAGCGAATGCGCAGGAACTTCGTCCGCAACTCGATTTCATCAGAAACGGGTCCCTCCTCACCGTGCGGAGTGCGTCCGGGCAGGAGCTCGGTACAGTTGACCTGGATAAACCGGCAGTTAAGAGCAAAGTCATCGCCTTTACCTATTCGGCTAAAAAGAAACGGGGCATCGAAAATGCGCTCAACGCTGTCACGATATTTCCAAATCCGGCATCCGGATCGCTGAACCTGCGGTTGAAAGGTTCATGGAAATACCCGGTGGATGTACAGATATTCGACAAAACAGGCAATATGTTACAAACCTCCCGCCTCGAATCGCCGGAAGAGCCATTGGATATCGAATCGCTCAAACAGGGGATTTACATTTTGAAAGCACGATCCGGCAATGCCGGAGCAACGGAGGAGCTGGTGGTGCAATAA
- a CDS encoding aldo/keto reductase, whose translation MKKVTLGKTGLQIAPINLGGNVFGWTLNEPESFAILDAFIDAGFNFIDTADTYSWWVDGNKGGESETIIGNWLKQRGNREQVVIATKVGSQNREHPIDISKAYILKTVEESLKRLRTDYIDLYYTHFDDEKTPVEEPLAAYEQLLKDGKIRYIGASNLSPARLKASLEASEKDGLPQYQVLQPHYNLIQRATFEQEYAPLADRYNLAVLPYYALAAGFLTGKYRSDADLGKSQRGAGMKDLLTPGNLRILDTLDNLAGKHDTVPAAIALAWLLHKPLIVAPVASATSKKQLETLVKATEIKLDPEDLSTLDEVSAS comes from the coding sequence ATGAAAAAAGTAACGTTAGGAAAAACCGGGTTGCAGATTGCGCCCATTAATCTTGGTGGAAATGTTTTTGGATGGACGCTCAACGAGCCGGAATCTTTCGCAATTCTGGATGCGTTTATAGACGCGGGATTCAATTTTATAGACACCGCAGACACCTATTCGTGGTGGGTGGATGGCAATAAGGGAGGCGAATCAGAAACCATCATCGGCAACTGGCTGAAACAGCGCGGCAATCGTGAGCAGGTCGTGATAGCGACCAAAGTCGGCTCGCAAAACCGCGAACACCCGATCGATATCAGCAAAGCATACATTCTCAAAACTGTGGAAGAGTCGCTGAAACGGCTTCGTACGGATTACATTGACCTTTACTACACGCATTTCGATGACGAGAAAACGCCGGTGGAAGAACCGCTGGCTGCTTACGAGCAATTGCTCAAAGACGGAAAAATCCGGTACATCGGCGCATCGAACCTCAGCCCGGCGAGGTTGAAAGCATCCCTGGAAGCCTCCGAAAAGGACGGTTTGCCCCAATACCAAGTATTACAACCGCATTATAACCTTATCCAGAGAGCGACTTTCGAGCAGGAATATGCTCCTTTGGCCGATCGATATAACTTGGCCGTGCTTCCCTACTACGCACTGGCTGCCGGTTTTCTCACAGGTAAATACAGGTCGGACGCCGATTTGGGTAAAAGCCAGCGCGGTGCCGGCATGAAGGACCTGCTGACACCCGGGAACCTTCGGATTCTGGATACGCTCGACAACCTTGCGGGAAAGCACGATACCGTTCCGGCTGCTATCGCGCTGGCCTGGCTTTTACACAAACCGCTCATCGTCGCCCCGGTTGCAAGCGCTACCAGCAAAAAGCAGCTGGAAACGCTTGTTAAGGCGACAGAGATAAAACTGGATCCGGAAGATCTGTCGACCTTGGATGAAGTAAGTGCCTCGTAA
- a CDS encoding PH domain-containing protein codes for MKYNASLDKTTRIITVAITVLFVGISVFEFLTFSGGARAGAYISTAILVAVYGFAYFYRPVAYTLTDHHLTIHRPIGDLTYTRGTFEDVRTIPREDLKFTIRTFGVGGFWGYFGQFYNAVYGKMIWYVTRRDHLVLIKIKGKRTVLISPDNIDAFMEGVGSKEHMDS; via the coding sequence ATGAAATACAATGCTTCACTTGACAAGACAACCAGGATCATCACCGTCGCGATCACGGTGCTGTTCGTCGGTATATCCGTTTTCGAGTTTCTTACATTTTCCGGCGGAGCAAGGGCCGGCGCTTATATTTCAACAGCGATTTTGGTGGCCGTCTATGGCTTTGCTTACTTTTACCGACCGGTTGCTTATACCCTGACAGACCACCATCTGACGATACATCGTCCGATCGGCGATCTCACCTACACCCGCGGAACATTCGAGGATGTCAGGACGATACCGAGAGAAGACCTGAAATTCACGATCCGCACATTCGGAGTCGGGGGTTTCTGGGGTTACTTCGGCCAATTCTACAATGCTGTTTACGGTAAAATGATCTGGTACGTAACCCGGCGCGACCACCTTGTGCTGATTAAAATCAAAGGCAAAAGAACGGTCCTCATTTCCCCCGACAACATCGATGCCTTCATGGAAGGAGTGGGAAGCAAAGAGCACATGGACAGCTGA
- a CDS encoding alpha/beta hydrolase-fold protein, protein MKRQRLTVLLLALLLIPVSTFAQSPLKGSVERIKVHGKSLEGNLEGNPADPDVSVYLPPSYKKEPKRRYPVVYLLHGFTDTDAQWYGFVKHWINFPVIADKVFTSGQAQEMIIVTPNALTRSGGSYYSNSITAGNWEDFVSKELVAYVDQHYRTIARAASRGLAGHSMGGYGTIRIGERHPEIFSSIYLLSPCCLAPGNPRSAEALAKIEAVKTPRGYLQS, encoded by the coding sequence ATGAAAAGACAAAGATTGACCGTTCTTTTGCTGGCCCTCCTTTTGATACCCGTGTCGACCTTCGCCCAATCACCACTGAAAGGCTCCGTCGAACGCATTAAAGTGCATGGCAAGTCGCTGGAAGGCAACCTCGAGGGCAACCCGGCCGACCCGGATGTTTCGGTGTATCTCCCGCCGAGCTATAAAAAGGAACCGAAGCGCCGCTATCCGGTGGTTTATTTGCTGCATGGCTTTACGGATACGGACGCGCAGTGGTACGGATTTGTGAAGCATTGGATCAATTTTCCCGTCATTGCCGATAAGGTCTTTACTTCCGGTCAGGCGCAGGAAATGATCATCGTGACGCCGAACGCGCTTACACGCAGTGGCGGAAGTTATTATTCGAATTCCATCACTGCCGGGAATTGGGAAGATTTTGTTTCAAAAGAACTGGTAGCCTATGTCGATCAGCATTACCGGACGATTGCCCGGGCGGCAAGCCGTGGTTTGGCGGGGCATTCGATGGGTGGTTACGGCACGATCCGCATCGGTGAGCGCCATCCCGAGATTTTTTCAAGCATTTACCTGCTGAGTCCCTGCTGCCTCGCACCGGGTAACCCGCGCTCGGCGGAAGCGCTCGCGAAAATCGAGGCTGTGAAAACCCCCCGGGGATATCTCCAAAGCTGA
- a CDS encoding pirin-like C-terminal cupin domain-containing protein gives MENQRITRRIASIKTPPVQPGFLGPDHTARAVIYNEFAHSDPFILLMDDFLDKKDDKPVGGPHPHAGFETVSLLLEGEIGDETHTMKQGDFQMMTAGSGIVHSETIEGRSRMRLLQLWLNLPKADRWAEPRVQDLAFDNAPAAEKNGVRMVLYSGSFAGLHSPVKNHVPLVVADMRLQPGARLNETLPASYNAFLYVIEGEIRIGDDEQNLRSNQIGWLDRGEAGAISDISVLAGNVGARAVLYAGEPQHDEIVSYGPFISDHQDEIKGLYNDFRHGKMKHVSTLGDGQRFHY, from the coding sequence ATGGAAAATCAAAGGATAACGAGGAGAATAGCAAGCATCAAAACGCCGCCCGTCCAACCCGGCTTTCTCGGACCCGACCATACTGCCCGGGCGGTGATTTACAACGAATTCGCGCACAGCGACCCGTTCATTTTGCTGATGGACGATTTTCTGGATAAAAAAGACGATAAACCCGTGGGCGGGCCACATCCGCACGCCGGTTTCGAGACCGTTTCGCTACTGCTCGAAGGAGAAATAGGTGACGAAACGCATACCATGAAGCAAGGCGATTTTCAAATGATGACGGCCGGAAGCGGTATTGTCCATTCAGAAACCATCGAAGGCCGGTCGAGAATGCGCCTGCTTCAACTGTGGCTGAACCTGCCGAAAGCCGATCGCTGGGCCGAGCCGAGGGTTCAGGACCTGGCATTCGACAATGCCCCGGCTGCCGAAAAGAATGGCGTCCGTATGGTTTTATACAGCGGCTCCTTCGCGGGTTTGCATTCGCCGGTTAAAAACCATGTGCCATTGGTCGTGGCGGATATGCGGCTGCAACCTGGTGCCCGACTGAATGAGACATTGCCGGCATCCTACAATGCGTTTTTGTATGTAATCGAAGGGGAAATTAGAATAGGAGATGATGAGCAGAATTTGAGAAGCAACCAGATTGGCTGGCTGGACAGGGGAGAAGCAGGAGCGATAAGCGACATATCTGTGCTGGCGGGTAACGTAGGCGCACGCGCGGTGCTGTACGCAGGCGAGCCTCAGCATGACGAAATCGTTTCCTACGGCCCTTTTATTTCGGATCACCAGGACGAAATCAAGGGCCTTTACAACGATTTCCGGCATGGAAAAATGAAACACGTTTCGACTCTCGGGGACGGACAACGGTTTCATTATTAA
- a CDS encoding GNAT family N-acetyltransferase, producing MQFYSERLRYEKFTPGHFEDYFRLVSRQDVMLHISGCGLDLEGARRRFETSLRADGQQSDMGFVAVYEQASDLYVGLGKIVPFEDGFTEIGYALLPEFWGKGYASEITGRLVAYARACGKVESLVALVAPENRASINVLTKQQFRFFREVPEGDVVRHDYILDL from the coding sequence ATGCAATTCTATTCCGAACGTTTACGCTACGAAAAATTTACTCCCGGCCATTTCGAAGACTATTTCCGGCTCGTATCGCGGCAGGATGTAATGCTGCACATCAGCGGCTGCGGCCTCGATCTCGAGGGTGCCCGGCGAAGGTTCGAGACATCGCTTCGCGCCGACGGCCAGCAGAGCGATATGGGCTTTGTGGCGGTTTATGAACAGGCCAGCGATTTATATGTAGGCCTCGGCAAAATCGTTCCTTTCGAAGACGGCTTCACGGAAATCGGCTATGCGCTGCTGCCCGAATTCTGGGGCAAGGGTTACGCGTCGGAAATTACCGGCAGGCTCGTTGCCTATGCCCGCGCATGCGGGAAGGTCGAATCGCTCGTTGCGCTGGTTGCTCCCGAAAACCGTGCGTCCATCAATGTGCTTACCAAACAACAGTTTCGCTTTTTCAGGGAGGTACCCGAAGGCGACGTAGTGCGGCATGATTACATTCTGGATTTGTAG
- a CDS encoding NmrA family NAD(P)-binding protein — MIGLQFITHQTIVVAGATGHLGVLITKELLARHAHVKALVRKDTPLSKMEPLEKAGAIIIPVDYQNTLTLTEALGNAQCVVSALSGLRDVIVDTQSALLKASLHAGVPRFIPSDYCIDFTRLPRGSNRNLDLRREFARILDATPIHATSILNGMFTDLLAGRAPLILPKLKRVIYWGNAGQPMDFTTMANTAAFTAAAALDPQAPRFLRIAGEVATIRGLQQAASHAYGKDFGLLRLGGLRFLEATIKIMRTVAPARDQVFPPWQGMQYLLNMLGGQPKLDPLDNARYPEIKWTKIREVLG; from the coding sequence ATGATTGGATTACAATTTATCACACACCAAACTATCGTCGTAGCAGGTGCGACGGGGCACCTGGGAGTACTGATTACCAAAGAATTGCTCGCCCGCCATGCACATGTGAAAGCGCTCGTGCGCAAGGATACGCCGCTCTCGAAAATGGAACCGCTCGAAAAAGCCGGTGCAATTATAATACCCGTCGATTATCAGAATACCCTGACGCTCACAGAGGCGCTTGGGAATGCACAATGCGTAGTTTCGGCATTGTCGGGCTTGCGCGATGTGATCGTAGATACGCAATCGGCCCTCCTCAAAGCTTCGCTCCACGCCGGCGTGCCCCGGTTCATACCGTCCGATTATTGCATCGATTTTACCAGACTTCCCCGGGGCTCCAATCGTAACCTCGATTTACGGCGCGAATTCGCCCGAATTCTCGATGCGACGCCTATTCATGCGACGTCCATTCTAAACGGCATGTTCACCGATCTACTCGCAGGCCGGGCTCCATTGATCCTTCCCAAACTGAAACGCGTGATTTACTGGGGTAATGCCGGTCAGCCAATGGATTTCACCACGATGGCCAACACTGCCGCATTCACCGCCGCGGCCGCGCTCGACCCGCAAGCGCCACGCTTTTTACGGATCGCAGGCGAGGTAGCGACAATCCGCGGTTTGCAGCAGGCCGCCAGCCACGCCTACGGAAAGGATTTTGGGTTACTACGGCTGGGAGGACTACGGTTTCTGGAAGCAACAATCAAAATCATGCGTACCGTCGCGCCTGCCAGGGATCAGGTGTTTCCGCCCTGGCAGGGTATGCAATATCTTCTCAATATGCTCGGCGGTCAGCCGAAACTGGACCCGCTGGATAATGCGCGCTATCCGGAAATTAAATGGACAAAGATCAGGGAAGTATTGGGCTGA
- a CDS encoding alpha/beta hydrolase, with protein MKAIAAALLCTLLNLSVHAQQIKMEQQKTTGYAPVNGLKMYYEMYGSGGIPLLLIHGGGSTIETTFGRILPELAAFSPIIAVEMQAHGRTSDRDAPESFTQDADDAAALLRYLKVEKANVLGFSDGGCTTMQLAGRHPQLINKIIVVASNYTRAGMIDGFFDMMENASLDNMPAPLKEYYLKVNPDPKGLQTMFNKDRERRRSFADWPQSDLTRIQAPALIMTGDKDVIKTEHIVEISKLIPNAELVILPGVHGALLGEICTAKAGSRQPEITAMLVKEFLEEN; from the coding sequence ATGAAAGCCATTGCAGCGGCATTGCTTTGCACCCTATTGAATTTATCCGTTCACGCACAGCAAATAAAAATGGAACAGCAAAAAACAACCGGTTATGCGCCTGTCAATGGCCTGAAAATGTATTACGAGATGTACGGAAGTGGTGGTATACCGCTCCTGCTGATCCATGGGGGCGGTTCTACGATAGAAACCACATTCGGCAGGATACTGCCCGAGCTGGCGGCATTTTCCCCGATCATCGCCGTAGAAATGCAGGCTCACGGCCGTACGAGCGACCGCGACGCGCCCGAGTCGTTCACGCAGGACGCCGACGATGCGGCCGCATTGCTCAGGTATTTGAAGGTGGAAAAAGCCAATGTTCTCGGTTTCAGCGACGGCGGCTGCACGACGATGCAACTGGCCGGCCGCCATCCGCAGCTGATCAACAAGATCATCGTAGTTGCTTCCAACTACACGCGGGCGGGGATGATCGACGGCTTTTTTGATATGATGGAGAATGCCTCGCTCGACAACATGCCTGCGCCATTGAAGGAGTATTATCTCAAAGTAAACCCCGATCCGAAGGGCCTGCAAACGATGTTCAATAAAGACCGCGAACGCCGCCGCTCCTTCGCCGACTGGCCACAAAGCGACCTCACGCGCATTCAGGCGCCCGCGTTGATCATGACAGGCGATAAGGATGTGATCAAAACAGAACACATTGTCGAAATTTCAAAACTGATCCCAAATGCCGAACTCGTGATTCTTCCTGGTGTGCATGGTGCTTTGCTGGGGGAGATTTGCACGGCAAAAGCCGGTAGCAGGCAGCCCGAAATCACGGCGATGCTCGTAAAGGAGTTTCTGGAAGAAAACTAA
- a CDS encoding SRPBCC family protein — translation MENEKSSTHDRELIITRKLNAPVELVWEVWTQPEHIARWWGPDGFTNTITAMDVVPGGIWELVMHGPDGKDYQNRSIFKEVVPLKKIVYQHFAPNFLTTIEFEAQGEETFLRWHMLFESAEQMIRIVKSNNAAEGLKQNVEKLSVYLERRKASRQS, via the coding sequence ATGGAAAATGAAAAAAGCAGTACGCACGACCGCGAACTGATCATCACCCGTAAGCTGAACGCACCTGTCGAACTGGTGTGGGAGGTGTGGACGCAGCCGGAGCACATCGCAAGGTGGTGGGGGCCAGATGGTTTTACGAACACAATCACGGCGATGGACGTCGTGCCGGGCGGTATATGGGAGCTCGTCATGCATGGGCCCGACGGGAAAGACTACCAGAACAGGAGTATATTCAAGGAAGTGGTTCCCTTAAAGAAGATCGTGTACCAGCACTTTGCCCCCAACTTCCTGACCACGATAGAGTTTGAAGCACAGGGAGAGGAGACGTTCCTGCGGTGGCATATGCTGTTCGAATCGGCAGAGCAGATGATCCGGATCGTGAAATCGAACAACGCGGCCGAAGGCCTCAAGCAGAACGTCGAAAAGCTCTCGGTGTACCTGGAAAGGAGAAAAGCATCGCGGCAATCATGA
- a CDS encoding metalloregulator ArsR/SmtB family transcription factor: protein MKARRDVYQAIADPTRRAIIGMLAEHPQNVNAIAERFDVTRQAISLHVKILSDCGLIFIRKEGRDHICEARLDQLSEVSAWVEQYKKHWEAKLDSLENYLEQLKRERYGK, encoded by the coding sequence ATGAAAGCGCGAAGAGATGTATATCAGGCCATTGCCGATCCCACCCGCCGGGCGATCATCGGAATGCTGGCAGAACACCCCCAGAATGTCAACGCCATTGCTGAGCGCTTCGACGTAACGCGCCAGGCGATTTCCCTTCACGTCAAGATACTGAGCGATTGCGGGCTGATATTCATCCGGAAGGAGGGGCGGGATCACATTTGCGAAGCACGCCTCGACCAGCTGAGTGAAGTATCTGCCTGGGTTGAGCAGTACAAAAAGCATTGGGAAGCGAAACTGGATTCATTGGAAAACTATTTGGAACAACTAAAAAGAGAGCGATATGGAAAATGA
- a CDS encoding VOC family protein yields the protein MPKINPYLNFDGTAEEAFNFYKSVFGGEFRGVHRMDGTPGSENLPENERNRIMHIALPIGDELLMASDIMPSMGQTLTVGNNNYVSIFADSREQADQYFNGLSAGGTIEMPMEDQFWGDYFGAFQDKYGVHWMINFPSQQG from the coding sequence ATGCCCAAAATCAATCCTTACCTCAACTTCGACGGAACTGCGGAAGAGGCTTTCAATTTTTACAAATCCGTTTTTGGCGGTGAATTTCGGGGCGTTCACAGAATGGACGGCACCCCAGGCTCGGAGAATTTGCCCGAAAACGAAAGAAACCGGATCATGCATATCGCATTGCCTATTGGCGACGAGTTGCTGATGGCCTCGGACATTATGCCTTCCATGGGCCAGACGCTCACCGTTGGCAATAACAACTACGTATCCATTTTCGCCGACAGCCGTGAACAGGCCGATCAGTATTTCAATGGCCTTTCGGCCGGCGGCACCATCGAAATGCCGATGGAAGATCAGTTCTGGGGCGATTATTTCGGGGCGTTTCAGGATAAATACGGAGTGCACTGGATGATCAATTTTCCTTCACAGCAAGGTTGA
- a CDS encoding TlpA disulfide reductase family protein, translating into MKIALAFLISTGVLLFTASFAQTRPDNAPIRYLNNFYKYTSTELNADSALFYLRKIESNKLSSERLPNVIHEEFAQQILDRSFPAGMDTSKINAFRRVQAFHKKLMPAIMADTSQLIKQIIKPLYLYLEIREHINDDRQLADITGRFVRETLSGPDIYRNRTGRYALMIYPILNSKPELKPQAEKLLETANAGLEKGLAKASENSTQNELTQRAWHRYLYAYMNVIKSEREPDSGKRKAFLKTAYDYSPDVIDRQHQWAYFYDMYIMFRKEKSSFREEYLQYLTAHSDQNNLLSTLLEIALQQPEYKERLKTAYLKINGPQADFPKFWMASVNNYAQTAPPISLSMLDKSRFSNSAAEGKWLLVDFWGTWCGPCRAEHPEMQKFYESSIKTNADKIALLTIACRDTEAKVTTYMTEKNFSFPVAMSDNKIEHTYKVPGYPTKLLITPAGKYIFVPSGNDWISFVKHYTDL; encoded by the coding sequence ATGAAAATAGCCCTTGCGTTTCTTATCTCGACAGGTGTTTTATTATTCACAGCATCCTTCGCACAAACACGGCCGGATAATGCCCCTATAAGGTATCTCAATAATTTTTACAAATACACTTCCACCGAACTTAATGCCGATTCGGCTTTATTTTATCTGCGAAAAATTGAGAGCAACAAGCTGTCGTCCGAACGGTTACCCAATGTTATCCATGAAGAATTTGCCCAGCAGATTTTAGACCGTTCGTTCCCTGCTGGTATGGACACTTCCAAAATCAATGCGTTTCGCCGGGTTCAGGCATTCCACAAAAAACTGATGCCGGCCATTATGGCCGATACCAGCCAACTTATAAAACAGATTATCAAACCATTATACCTGTACTTGGAGATCCGGGAGCATATAAACGACGATAGGCAGCTCGCGGATATTACCGGCCGCTTTGTAAGAGAGACGCTTTCAGGGCCAGACATTTACCGCAACCGCACGGGCCGTTACGCATTGATGATTTATCCGATACTCAATTCCAAACCGGAATTGAAACCACAGGCAGAAAAATTGCTGGAAACGGCAAATGCCGGACTTGAAAAAGGATTAGCAAAGGCTTCGGAAAACTCTACGCAAAACGAGCTGACACAACGTGCCTGGCACCGGTACCTTTATGCTTATATGAATGTAATTAAATCGGAACGGGAGCCTGATTCGGGCAAGCGGAAAGCTTTCCTGAAAACGGCCTACGATTACAGCCCGGATGTAATTGACAGGCAACATCAATGGGCCTACTTTTATGATATGTACATCATGTTTCGAAAAGAAAAAAGCTCTTTCCGGGAGGAATATCTTCAATACCTTACTGCCCATTCGGATCAGAACAATTTACTTTCCACACTGCTTGAAATTGCATTACAACAACCCGAATACAAAGAAAGGTTGAAAACTGCCTACCTAAAAATAAATGGCCCGCAAGCTGATTTTCCGAAATTCTGGATGGCCAGTGTAAACAATTACGCTCAAACCGCCCCTCCTATTTCGCTTTCAATGCTGGATAAATCCCGCTTTTCGAACAGCGCCGCGGAAGGGAAATGGCTGCTGGTCGATTTCTGGGGAACGTGGTGTGGGCCATGCCGCGCCGAACATCCCGAAATGCAGAAATTCTATGAATCCAGTATCAAAACCAATGCCGATAAAATCGCCCTGCTGACGATTGCATGCCGCGATACGGAAGCAAAAGTAACTACCTACATGACCGAAAAGAACTTTTCATTCCCCGTAGCAATGTCGGACAACAAAATCGAACATACGTATAAAGTACCCGGTTATCCTACCAAATTACTGATAACTCCGGCGGGAAAGTACATTTTTGTTCCTTCGGGAAATGACTGGATCAGCTTCGTAAAACATTACACCGATCTGTAA